The region GAGCAATTAGGCAGCCTGCAGCTTCATCTGGAGGCCGAGCGGGTGATGCGATTGCATGATGATCTGGCAAAGGCGCATTCGGGGCTGCCGATGGGGTAATCTAAATAATCACTTGGGAATCTTGTTCAGCGTGTAATACGCGGCGGGGCGGCGGAGGGGGAGGTTGGATTGGGAGCGGAGATTGGGGAGATTAAGTTCTTGAACGTAACCTTCGCGGAGGCCCTGGCAGGTGAGGTGGACGGTGAATGCGTCTTCGGAGACCTGGGCTTTGGTGATTTTTACGGGTTGGGTGTCGATTTCATCGCTGCCGTATTTTTGGTGGAACAAATAGGTGTAGCTGGTCATCGCGTAGGTGGCAGGATCAGCGGCGATTTTTTCGTCAACGGGTTGGGTGAAGGTGAGTTTGAAGCCGGTGGGTTGGGCTTCCATCTTTTGGATTTCGAAAGGGGTTTTGCCGGTCCACTGGATGCGTTCAAGTCCGAAGGAGCGGATGCCTTGGGAGTTCCAGCCGCGGTTGGATTCGCCGACGACCATGGAGCCGTCGGGCAGGTAGGCGAGGCTGAGTCCGGCGCTTTGCAGGTTGCTGACGAAGTTGAAACAGGCGCCTTGATATTCGCCGTCGACTTTTTCGAGGTAGACGCGCATGACGCCGGAGAGGACGAATTCAGCGACGAAGAGCTGGTTGTCGAAGGGACCGAATTTGCCGTTGGTGGTGTTGCAGGTAAGGCCGGTGGGGCTTTGTCCGGCTTTGACATACGGGAACCAGATGGCGGGGAGGGCGTAGCCGGGGACGGTTTTGGCGGCTTCGGCGACAGTGATGCCTTGGGGGACGGGGCTGGGATCTTTTACCGGAGAGCCGGGGCGGGCCATGTCGGGAATGGCGTCGGCGTGGCCGAAGTAGGCACCTTTGCGGAGGTGGAAGAGGGGGTTGGTGGGCATCCAGTTGCCTTGTTGATCGGTGCAGAAGACGTCGCCTTCAGCGTTGGTGCCGACGCCAGCAGGGGAGCGCAGACCGGCGGCCATGGGTTCGAATTTGCCGTCGGGGGTGAGTCGCATGGCCCAGCCGCGCCAGGGTTTTTCGGTTTCGCGGAAGCCGGGCATCTTGACGCCGGCGCCCATGCTGGTGTTGAGGGTGATCCACAGGTTGCCGTCGCGGTCCATGGCGGGTCCGTAGGCGTATTCGTGGTAGTTGCCGCTGACGCCCCAGCCGCTGGCCGCGGTGAGGTATTCGTCGGCAATGCCGTCGTTGTTGGTGTCGCGCAGGCGGGTGAGTTCGGCGCGTTGGGCGGTGTAGAGGGCTTGTTCTTTTTCGTGCCAGAACATGCCGAGGGGTTCGTGGAGTCCGGTGGCGAATTGACGGTAGCCGACGGCTTTGGGGTCGGTGGGATCGGCGGTGGGGTTGTCGAGAATCCAGATTTCGCCTTTGCGGATGGAGACGGCGAGTTTGCCGTTGGGAAGGAGGGCGAGGCCACTGGCTTCGAGTTTGAGGCCGTTGGGGAGGACGTAGGGGGTGACGGTGTAGTAGTCGTCGGAGGGGGAGGCGGCGGGGAGTTGGGGGGCGAGGGTGAGGAGGAGGAGGAGGATCAGGAGGAAAAGTGACACAGGCTTGAAGCCTGTGGGTGCGCCGGGCATGTTGCCCGGCTGGGAGGTGGGAGTGGTTCGGGAGAGCGAGGACGTGGAGTCGTTCGAGATGACAGGCAAAATGCCTGTCTCACCCACAGGCTGAAAGCCTGTGTCACGGGGGGAGGCGCTTTTTTCGAAAATGGTCGTCATGTGGTGGGCCAGGAAATGAGGTCTTGGAGTTCGACGCGGTTGTTTTTGAATTGGAGGGACTGGGGTTTGGCGTTTTTGCTGAGGCCGAGGAAGTGCCAGCCTTTCGAGTTGGCCTGGCTCTCGACGACGAGGTGGCGTTGGATGCCGGTGCCGTCTTTGGTGGGGGTG is a window of Phragmitibacter flavus DNA encoding:
- a CDS encoding DUF7133 domain-containing protein, coding for MTTIFEKSASPRDTGFQPVGETGILPVISNDSTSSLSRTTPTSQPGNMPGAPTGFKPVSLFLLILLLLLTLAPQLPAASPSDDYYTVTPYVLPNGLKLEASGLALLPNGKLAVSIRKGEIWILDNPTADPTDPKAVGYRQFATGLHEPLGMFWHEKEQALYTAQRAELTRLRDTNNDGIADEYLTAASGWGVSGNYHEYAYGPAMDRDGNLWITLNTSMGAGVKMPGFRETEKPWRGWAMRLTPDGKFEPMAAGLRSPAGVGTNAEGDVFCTDQQGNWMPTNPLFHLRKGAYFGHADAIPDMARPGSPVKDPSPVPQGITVAEAAKTVPGYALPAIWFPYVKAGQSPTGLTCNTTNGKFGPFDNQLFVAEFVLSGVMRVYLEKVDGEYQGACFNFVSNLQSAGLSLAYLPDGSMVVGESNRGWNSQGIRSFGLERIQWTGKTPFEIQKMEAQPTGFKLTFTQPVDEKIAADPATYAMTSYTYLFHQKYGSDEIDTQPVKITKAQVSEDAFTVHLTCQGLREGYVQELNLPNLRSQSNLPLRRPAAYYTLNKIPK